From a single Vicia villosa cultivar HV-30 ecotype Madison, WI unplaced genomic scaffold, Vvil1.0 ctg.000696F_1_1, whole genome shotgun sequence genomic region:
- the LOC131630539 gene encoding uncharacterized protein LOC131630539: protein MEKGLRQGDVVSPFLLALIAEGLAKLMSKDVELGVFKGFKVHVDVEFQLLQFADNTILIGEGSWSNLRSIKAFLHGFELMTSLSINLCKSNLVGNFLEAASTYLCCKRGTISFNFLGIPIRSNHRHQYIWKLVVDNFKKILSLWRDKFLLIGG from the coding sequence ATGGAGAAAGGACTTAGGCAGGGAGACGTAGTGTCTCCCTTTCTACTTGCATTGATAGCAGAAGGTTTGGCAAAGTTGATGTCTAAAGATGTGGAATTAGGTGTCTTCAAGGGGTTCAAGGTGCATGTTGATGTGGAGTTCCAACTCCTGCAATTTGCAGATAACACAATTCTGATAGGGGAAGGGTCATGGAGCAATTTAAGGAGCATCAAGGCATTTCTTCATGGATTTGAACTAATGACGAGTTTGAGTATCAACCTTTGTAAAAGCAACTTGGTTGGTAACTTTCTTGAAGCCGCCTCCACTTATCTATGCTGCAAAAGAGGTACGATTTCTTTTAACTTTCTTGGTATCCCAATTCGGTCTAATCATAGACATCAATACATTTGGAAACTTGTGGTGGATAATTTCAAGAAGATATTGTCGTTATGGAGGGACAAGTTCTTATTGATTGGTGGTTGA
- the LOC131630540 gene encoding histone deacetylase 19-like: MAASLLGKLLKIHEHVLYVDIDIHHGDGVEETFYATDRVTTVLFYKCGDCFPATRDVRDIGYGTGKYYSLNVPLDNEIDAETYHSLFKPIMGKMTNIFKPGVVVLQCGADSLSRDMLGCFNLSIKGHAECIQYMRSFNVPLLLLGGGEWFTAQVSACGLFHIANNEAEVRIAAAGKVTKFCRILSPVEATLDAAESPYIRKLNFQILQFVLQIISDNLSFKPWDPGTLSLFSYLFSNLEDKIHVNPAAMIES, from the coding sequence ATGGCAGCCTCCTTGTTAGGGAAACTTCTCAAGATACACGAGCATGTTTTATATGTGGACATTGATATCCACCATGGTGATGGTGTCGAGGAGACCTTTTACGCTACGGATCGGGTTACGACTGTTTTGTTTTATAAGTGTGGGGACTGCTTTCCGGCAACAAGAGATGTTCGTGATATTGGATATGGTACTGGGAAATATTACTCACTCAATGTTCCCTTGGATAACGAAATTGACGCTGAGACCTACCATTCGTTGTTTAAGCCCATAATGGGAAAAATGACGAATATTTTTAAACCAGGTGTTGTGGTATTGCAATGTGGTGCTGACTCTTTATCTAGAGACATGTTAGGTTGTTTCAATCTTTCAATCAAAGGCCATGCGGAGTGTATCCAATATATGAGATCCTTTAATGTCCCTCTTCTGTTGCTCGGAGGTGGTGAATGGTTTACTGCTCAAGTCTCTGCATGTGGTTTATTCCATATTGCAAATAATGAAGCTGAAGTTCGCATAGCAGCTGCTGGGAAAGTGACAAAGTTTTGTCGGATTTTAAGTCCCGTAGAGGCAACTTTGGATGCAGCGGAATCACCTTACATTAGAAAATTGAATTTTCAAATTCTGCAGTTTGTGTTGCAAATAATCAGTGACAATTTGTCATTCAAGCCATGGGATCCGGGAACATTATCTCTATTCTCATATTTATTttcgaaccttgaggacaagattCATGTGAACCCCGCGGCAATGATAGAgagttaa
- the LOC131630557 gene encoding allene oxide cyclase, chloroplastic-like, producing MATSTNVLSSFINPTTVATTPKPFLAPPSSFKPFTPSNSSLTKSLKMNAVPKKSFTCKSQVSEHVNTENAQELFVYELNERDRGSPAYLRLSNKSVNTLGDLVPFSNKLYTGDLQKRIGITAGICILIQHNEERKGDRYEAIYSLHFGDYGSLAVQGPYLTYEDTYLTVTGGSGIFEGVSGQVKLHQIVFPFKILYTFYLKGIKPLPQEFLGQHVEPHVGVEASADAKALQPHATIAGFKNY from the exons ATGGCCACTTCAACCAATGTTTTGAGTTCCTTCATTAACCCTACCACTGTTGCCACCACCCCAAAACCCTTTCTCGCACCCCCATCTTCTTTCAAACCTTTCACTCCATCGAATTCGTCTCTCACAAAGAGCCTTAAGATGAACGCAGTTCCTAAGAAATCTTTTACTTGCAAAAGTCAAGTAAGCGAGCACGTCAACACTG AAAATGCTCAAGAATTGTTTGTGTATGAACTCAACGAAAGAGACCGTGGAAGCCCTGCTTATTTGAGATTAAGCAACAAAAGTGTTAACACTCTTGGTGATTTAGTTCCTTTCAGCAACAAA TTGTACACTGGTGACCTACAAAAACGCATTGGAATAACAGCAGGAATATGCATATTGATTCAACACAATGAGGAAAGGAAAGGAGATAGATATGAAGCAATCTACAGTCTTCATTTTGGAGACTATGGTTCATTGGCAGTTCAAGGACCGTATCTTACTTATGAAGACACATACTTAACAGTGACTGGTGGATCTGGAATATTTGAAGGTGTTAGTGGACAAGTGAAGTTGCATCAAATTGTTTTTCCGTTTAAGATTCTGTATACGTTTTATTTGAAGGGTATTAAGCCATTGCCTCAGGAATTTCTTGGTCAACATGTTGAGCCTCATGTTGGTGTTGAAGCTTCTGCTGATGCTAAGGCTCTTCAGCCTCATGCTACCATTGCTGGATTTAAGAATTACTAG